The window CGATGGAGAATTCAGGTGCCGCCGAACTCCTCGCCGAGATGGTCGTGATGAGCGGCGAATTCCTCCCGCTCGTCGCCGTCCTCGGCGTGTTCTACTTCGTGACGGCGTTGTTGACGAACGTCATCTCGAACAACGCGAGCGTCGTCCTCATGATACCCGTCGCTATCGAAGCGGCGGCGACGTTGGGCGCACGTCCGTTCTCGTTCGTCCTCGCGGTCATGTTCGCGGCGTCGACGGCGTTCATGACGCCGGTTGGCTACCAGACGAATCTGTTCGTGTACGGTCCCGGCGGGTACAAGTTCACAGACTACATGCGCGTCGGTGGCCCGCTACAACTGGTCCTCGGCATCGTGACGACCATCGGAGTGGCGTACTTCTTCCCCCTCACCTGACGAGTAGGAACGAAACCCTTTACACTACGACGAGAAGAGAAGTATATGCGGGACCGTGGGTTAGCCTGGTATACTTCGGGCCTTGGGTGCCCGTGACCCCGGTTCAAATCCGGGCGGTCCCATTTTGACGCGAACGTGACATTCGAGCACCGCGTAGCGTGTGCGAGGCACACCAAGTACCTGGTGTGATGGCGGTCAGAACCCGAATCCCACCTGCGCCGTCGTCCGGAGGTGTTATCCGTGGACAGAAGAGAAGGTGAGTAGGCGGCACGGTCAGCAGCACCTTTCAACCACCGTGGTTTCCACGTGTGGTCGTCGCTGACTGGCCTACCCCGTCTCTCTAACAATCACGAGCGACGGCGCTCGTACATCCCGAAGACACTACACACAGAGCGTCAGGTACGTAACCAAGCCAGTCGACTCTTCGCCGAACTGTCCGTCGGGAGCGACCCCAGAGTGCGGTTCAGACTCGTGAGATTCTGGGCGACAAGTATATGTGGGGTGGTCCCATGCGACACAGTGTATCGCTATGAAGCCGTGCCACAGTTGTCAGTCGGTCATCGACGAGTACATCTTGGACAAACAACTCGAGAACCTACGCGACCTCACAGTCGACGATTTCAACGTCTGTGCGGACTGTGCGACCATCGTCGACGATGCGTGCGTGGAGTGCGGCGGTGCAGTGTACGTCCCGCGAGGGGAATCAATCACGCCCGACTATTGTCCGGCGTGCCGGTCTGACCTCATCGAACGCACCGGCCACGACCCCGGGTGGACCTGCGATACCATCTCGACCTGAACGGTACCGTAGCCCGGGACCCACAGTTTCTGCGCTCACACGCAGCCGATAGCGGTTCGCTCCCTGAGAACGGACGTGACCCGCCGCGAGCGACTCATCCGCCTTTCTTTCGGTAGCAAAAGCGCTCACCGACAGGTGACTGTCCGGCCGCGACGTCGAGTCTGCTGACGAAGAGGTCCCGAATCGCGAGCGTGACGACCAACTCGACGGACTCGCCGTCGTCACTCCGGGCGTGGACGACCCAGTGACCGTCGCGTTCTTCGACTGCCTCGACGGTCCCTTCGGTCCAGCGGTCGACGTCGTGCGTCGGTTCTCGGGCGTGGATTCTATCGTGGGCCATCTGTCAGGCCGCGACCGCACGCTGTGCTGTCGCGTTCGTTTCGCTCTCGTTCGTCTGCTGGATGACGTAGCGTTGGCCGACCATCGGGTCGAGTAAACTGTCGATAGGGGCGCGGTCGTCGCGCAGAAGGGGCACGTCGTCTGTCGGTTCGTCGTTCCGGTACGACGAGAGTTCGGCGGCGAGGTCGATACCGACGTCGCGTTGCTGATTCCGCGCCTGCAACTCGTCGCGCGTCACGAGCGTCGCGTCTTTCGTCGCCACGACTTCGATGTTCTGGACGACGACGCTCCCGGCGGTGGGGAAACTGTACACCTGCGGATAGACACGGTTCATCGTCTTGTACTCCGCGCGGTAGAACTGCGAGGCGGGACCGGAGGGCGCGGAGATGACGTTCGCGAAGAGGATTCCGTCTTCGTCGAGTCGCTCCGAGGTGAGGCGCATGAACTCCACCGTCGTCAGTTCGAACGGAACCTTGTCCTTCCGGTAGGCGTCGAGGACGATGAGGTCGTACGTCTGGTTCGTCTCACGGAGGTACTGCCGCCCGTCCATGGTGTAGATGTTGAGTCGGTCGGACTCTTCGACACCGAAGTACTGCTTCGAGACGGACACGACTTCGGGGTCTATCTCCACCACGTCCACGGTCACGTCGGGATACATCTCGTTGAACACTCGTGGGCCGGTGAACCCACCGCCGCCGACGAACAACACCCGGTCGATGTCGTCGGAGAGCAAGAACGGGACGTGGAAGTACGACGTGTAGTCGAAGACGTGTCGCGTCGGGTCGTCGAGGTCCATCGCGCTGTGCGGTTGCCCGTCGAGATAGAGCGTTCGCGTGTCGCCGGCGTCGACGACGCGGAGTTCCTGATACGCGGTCTGTGTGTGGTAGACCGTGGTCCCGGCGCTGTCGAGGCCGAGACCACCAGACATCGTGGCGGCGACGAGCAGAAGACTGACACCGACGCTCCAGTACACCTCGTGGCGACTGACGTTCGGGCGAGCGATGTGAACTGCCGTAACCACCGAGATGACGCCCAGAACGAGGCCGATTTGGGGGACACTCAACGACGGGATGAGGACGAACGTCGTCGCGAACGCACCGACGATACTCCCGATGGTTCCGACTGCGTAGACGTGGCCGGACGCGGCACCGACTTCGGACCGTCCCGACAGTTCCGCTGCGTACGGGCTGATATAGCCGAGGAGATACGTTGGCGGGCCGAAGAGCAACGTAATCGCCGGGAGCGACGCGAATCGACTCGGCAGTGGCAACCCGGCCATCGACTGCAAGAAGAGGTCGCCGAGGAGGATGACACCCGCGATGTACGCTGCCGTGGCGATGAACACGCGGACGAGGCGGTCGTTCGACGCCTGTTTCGCCTGTTTTCCGCCTCGATGATAGCCGAGACTCAACGCGGCGAGGAAGACGCCGATGATACTCCCCCACGTGTAGATACTGCTGCCGAACTCGGGTGCAATCATCCGGCCCGCGAGAATCTCTAGTCCCATACTCGTGACGCCGGAGACGAACACCGCCAGTTCGGGCCGTGTCATCCGGAGAGGAGAGAGGGAGGGCGTCGAAGCCATACTGAACTCGTAAGGGCCAGACAGGTATTAAATCACACCAGTGACACCTGCGAGAGTGTCGGTGCGGAGGACTCGGAGGAATGATGAATTCTACAGCATCGAGATGCCGGTGAAGATGACGTATCCGGCGACGAACGAGAGCGCGAACGACCCCGCCCACGCCCCGAGCGTCTTGAAAACCTTCCCGCGACTGATGCCCGAACCACCAGAGATTGCCGCCCCACTTCCGATGATTGCGGAGACGACGATTTCGTTGAACGAGACGGGGACACCGAGGAAGACGGCGACCTGTGCGATGAGGAACGAAGGAATCAACGCCGAAATCGCCCGACGTGGGCCAAGCGACGAGTAATCCTGTGAGAGCGATTTAATCATCCGAGGCGCGCCCATCCACGCTCCGACGAGGATACCGAACCCGCCGCCGACGAGGACGGCAGTGAGTGGAATCGACATCGTATCGAAGAGCGGGAGCAGTGGTCCGACGGCGAGTCCGACCTGCGACCCGCCGGCCGAGAAAGCGACGAGAGAACCGAGTGCGAGGAGGAACCGGTTCATCGCCCGGTGTTCGTCACGGTGGATGTCGAATCGGACGAGCGCAGCGATACCGACTGCGAAGAGGAGTGTCACGACGAGTGGGCCACGTGCGGTCATCGAGTCGAGCGACGCACCGACGACGCTCGCAAGCGATTGGCCGCCGTCTGGCCCACCGAGGACGGCGAACTCGATGTTGGCGACGACGGCGCTGACGCTGGCGGCGAGCGCAGGGATACAGATAGACTCGGGTGCCCACTCACGCGAGAGCACGCGGGCGAGTCCGTAGGCGAGTCCCCCTCCGACGAAGGGCGTGAGTACCCACACCGACGCGATTTCTTGGTACTTCGCCCACGCCGGGGCACCGCCGAGTGCGATGCCGATACCGATGACCGCACCGGTGACCGTGAACGCCGTCGCAATCGGGATTCCGGTCACGATGCCAATGGCCATGAGGCCACCCGCGAGGAGTAAGACGACGACGGCGGCAATCGGTGAGAGCGAGACGCCGTCGATGAGACCGGTCCCGATAGCGGCTGAAACGCTCCCACCTTGGACGACAGCACCCAGAAACGCGATGACACCGACGACGAGTCCCGCGCGCATTATCGAGATGGCGTTCGCGCCGACTGCCGGTGCGAACGGCGTCGCACCCGCCGACCCGGCACCGATTATCCACGCCATGAACAGGCTCACTGCACTCGCCACGGCGACGAGGGCCAGAGACAACACATCAACCATCGGAACGCTCGGGAGAGACCATCATGCTTCGAATTCGGAGGCGGGCAGTCTGTCTACAGGTGGAGGTTCTCAGTCGGGGTCAATTAAGTCTTAAGATAGTGTTTCACATTGGCCGCAATACTAATCAGAATCTCGGGGACGATTGTGCATTGAAAGCGTGGTAGAGAGAATTTCACTCCATGGGTTGTGACTCGCCACCTTACAAACGGCCCACGGCTATACAATTCTGTGTGGTGGACGGACACTGTCGTCGGAGACGGCCCACGAGAGGGATAGCGCAGAGAGAAAGAGAGGGGGCGCGAAGGTTCATATACGAAGCCGAGACCAGACACCCCGTGTCGTCACGAATCGCCGTCTCGGACCTTGCACACGCCGCGTATTGCCCACGGCAACTCTACTACGCGCGCCGCGACAGCGACAGAGAACCGCCGCCTACCGTCGGCGACGTTCGCGCTCTCGCGTTCGAGTACACGTCTCTCGTCGACGCCAGCGACGACGAACTCACTGCCAAGCCACTGGCGACCACCCCCACCACGTACCGGCGGAATCTCCGCCGACTCCGCGAGCGAGACGAGTGGGAGTCGCTGACGAACCCAACGGGCAAGGACGTCGTACTCACGGGGAAAGACTGCCGCGGCGTCGCGCACAAACTCGTCGGCGACCCCCCAGTCCCGTCGTTCGTCTCCCCGGGGACGCCGCCCGAGCGAGGCGTGTGGGAACCCCAGCGAGTCCGGGCCGTCGCGTTGGCTAAGGCCCTGTCGTGGGAACGAAAATCAGCAGTCGAGCGAGCGTTCGTCGAGTATCCAGCAGTCGGTGTCGTCCGACCCGTCCGACTCACGACACAGAACAAAGCGGCGTACCGTCGAGCACTCAGGATTGCACGCGGACTCGACTTCGTCCCACCGCGTCTCCGTAACTCGGCGAAGTGCGAGGGGTGCGCCTACCGAGAGCAGTGTGGGGTCAAGACGCGCTCGTTGCGCTCACTCGTTGGCTTCTAACCACGCCTCGATGTCGTCGGCCATCGCGCCACGGCGGTGGATGACACCTTGGCCGGGGTCGACGACGGTACTCTCGGTCCCCGGCGTCGTCCCACCGTCGACGACGACAGCGACGGCGTCGCGGATTTCGTCCGAGAGTTGTTCGGGGTGCGTGATGCTCCCGGTCCCAGAACGGTTCGCGCTGGTCGCCGTCACTGGCGTCTCCGCCGCGCGGAAGAGTCGGCGTGCGAGTCCGTGGTCGGGGACGCGGACACCGACACGGTCACGTCCGGCGACGAGTACGTCCGGAAGCGTATCGCGGCGTTCGACGACGACGGTCACCGGGCCGGGGAGAAATCGGCGCATGAACGCCTCCTCACGCTCGTCGGCGACGACGTGTTCGAGTGCCGCGTCGACGTCCGGGAACCCGGCCGAGAGCGGTTTCGAACGGGCTCTGCCTTTGATGTCGAAGACGCGTTCGACGGCCGCCGGGTCCGTCGCGTCCGCGCCCATCCCGTAGACAGTCTCGGTCGGATAGACCACCGCCTCACCGCGGCGAATGGCGGCGGCCGCCGCCGCAACGTCGTCGTCACTCATGGGCGAATCGAGGAACGACGGGCGAAAAAGCGTGACGAAACAGGGTCTCGTGGACGGGTGAAGCGGGACGGAACGAGACGAAGATGCGGAACGAGAGTACGAGCGACGAACCCGGATTAGCGTTCGTCGACTGCGGCGACGATTTCGTCGTAGTCGGGGAAGTCCGGCCATTCGTCTGCGACCCACGCGTACTGAATTTCGCGCGTCTCGTCGAGGAGGAACACGGCCGGTCGATGTTCGGTGATACCGGTCATGTCGTCCAGGTCGTTCTCGATACCGTAGTCGGCCGCAACGTCTGCCGCGGGGTCCGAGAAGAACCGCGCGTCGACGTCGCGTTCGGCGACGAACGTCTTGTGCTCGTACGGAGACGAGATAGAGACGCCGACGGCCTGAACCTCCTCGGGGACGCCTCGGTCACGGAGGTTGTTCCAGACGTACGTCGACGGGAACGCGCCGTCCATCGTGTGGAAGACGAGGAGGACGGGACCCTCGTCTGTCAGGTCGGACAGTGAGGTGTCTTCCCAGAACTCGTCGCCGACGAGCGGTCGGGTGAAGTCCGGTGCGGTGTCGCCGACACCGGGCGCGTCGTGTGGCGGAAGTTCGACGACGTCGAAGTCGACCATTATGCGACCTCCCCGTTCCCGTAGGTGCTCTCGAGGTAGTCGACGATGTTGGCCGACTCGGACATCGTGACGCCGGTGTTGTCGTCGACGATGGCGGGGACGGTCCGTTTCCCGGAGACACGCTTCACGACGTTTCGGTCGGAGTGCATCGGTTCGACGAAGCGAGAGTGGTAGTCGAGTCCCTGCTCGTCGAGGACACGAACGACCCGCTCGCAGTACGGACACGCCTGCAACCGATACAGGGTAATCGCCGGCTGGTCGTCGGACATGGACACTCGTTAGGACGAGCCCCGCCTAAGCTCTTCGCTCGCGGGTATCCACGCCGCAATGCCGCACGGGAAATCGATTTTTCCACCGACCGTGGTCCGGTCTGTCGGTGTTGCCGAGGGCAACTCTTAATTCCGGTGCCATGCAAGACTTCGTAGTTACATGGGTTTGCCGCCGCTACTCTCACTTCCAGCCACGTTCCTCGCACCCCTACAAGCCTCGAACGTCCCGCTGGACGACACGACAATCACGGTCCTCGGTGGGGCCGCGATTCTCGTACTCATCGCGCTCTCGGCGTTCTTCTCGTCGTCTGAGATTGCGATGTTCTCGCTGGCGAAGCACCGCGTCGACTCACTAGTCGAAGAAGGAGTCCCGGGTGCTGAGCGGGTGAAAGCACTCAAGGAAGACCCACACCGCCTGCTGGTCACCATCCTCGTTGGCAACAACATCGTCAACATCGCCATGTCGGCGCTGGCGACGGGTCTCCTCGCAGTCCTCGACTTCGGCCCCGGTGAGTCTGTGCTCATCTCGACGTTCGGTATCACGACGCTCGTCTTGCTGTTCGGCGAGAGCGCACCGAAGTCCTACGCAGTCGAGAACACGGAGTCGTGGTCGCTTCGCATCGCCCGCCCCCTGAAGTACGCGGAACTAGTCTTACTTCCGCTCGTCGTCATCTTCGACTACCTGACGCGCTTTATCAACCGCATCACGGGCGGCCAGACGGCCATCGAAGCGACGTACATCACCCGCGACGAGATTCAGAACCTCATCGAGACGGGCGAACGCGAGGGTGTCATCGAAGAGGAGGAACGCGAGATGCTCGACCGTATCTTCCGGTTCAACTCCACCATCGCGAAGGAGGTCATGACGCCGCGCCTCGACATGACTGCCGTCCCGAAAGACGCGACCATCGACGAGGCAATCGAGACGTGTGTGCAGGCGGACCACGAACGCGTGCCCGTCTACGACGGCAACCTCGACAACATCATCGGCATCGTCAACATCCGAAACCTCGTCCGCGAGCAGTATTACGGTGAACGCGGCGTGAGTCTCGCAGACATCGTCTCGCCGACGCTCCACGTCCCCGAGTCGAAGAACGTCGACGAACTCATGGCCGAGATGCAAGACACGCGGATGCAGATGGTCATCGTCATCGACGAGTTCGGGACCACCGAGGGTCTCATCACCCTCGAAGACATGGTCGAAGAAATCGTCGGCGACATCCTCGAAGGCGACGAGGAAGAACCGTTCGAGGAAGTCGACCAAGACACGTTCCTCGTCCGCGGTGAGGTCAACATCGACGAGGTGAACGAGATGCTCGACATCGAACTCCCGGAAGGTGAAGAGTTCGAGACGCTCGCGGGATTCATCTTCAACCGTGCCGGGAGACTCGTCGAGGAGGGCGAAGAGATATCCTACGGGAACATCGTCATCCGCATCGAACAGGTCGACAACACCCGCATCATGAAAGCCCGCATTCGGACCAACGTGGGCGTCGAAGACGACGCGAGCGACGACGACGACGAAGAAGCAGAAGTCGAGACGGACGTCTGATTCGAGCGTCGGGTTTCTGTCCGTGTTCTCAGCCGAGGAGTGTAAACGACAACAGGACGAGCGCGAGCGAGACCAACGTGAGGACGAGGAGTCCACGAGGGTCTGCAGTGCCGTCGTGGAGGCGCTGTGCGCGCGTCCGGAACCGAATCGCGAGGAAGAACCCGCCGAGGCCGACAGTCCCGAACGAGAATCCACGGAGAGAGAGACCGGTCACGATTGCCATCGCGACGTGATAGACCCCAAAGCCCGCCCAGAGGGCGGCGACGAGGTTGGCGAGTGCTACGCGGAGACCACGAACGTTCACACAGGAAATACGCTCGACACGAGCGTAAAGACGCCGTACCCCAGACCGAACGCGAGGACCAGCGATCCAATCCACGCGAGGACGGTGTACAGCATCTTGCGCTTCGAGACGCCGGCCCCGCCCGCCGCGAAGCCCGACCCGATGATGGCACTCACGATAATCTCGTTGAACGAGACTGGGACGCCCAGCGCAACGGCCGTCTGTGCGATTGCGAACGACGGAATCATCGCCGCGATAGAGCGGCGTGGCCCGAGCGAGGAGTAGTCCTGTGCGAGCGCCTTTATCATGCGTGGGGCACCAGTCCACGACCCTGCGAGGAGGCCGATACCACCGCCGACGAGGAGTGCGGGGAGCGGAACGGCCACGGCGTCGAGGAGGGGGACGAGTGGCCCAATCGCCAGTCCGACCTGACTGCCTCCAGCAGAGAACGCGACGAGGCCCCCGAGGACGAGGAGGAACCAACGCTGCCCCCGAACCGGGTCGGTGCGCATCCACCGGGTGACGACGGCCCCCGCGACGACACCGACGAACAGCATACTCGCGACGAACCAGACTGATTCACCGAACCCGACACCGGCGAGGTCGACGGCGGACGCGCGTGCTATCGACGCGGACGACCCGTCTGCACCGAGACCGGCGAACTCCATGTTGGCGACGAGGAGACCGACGATGCCCGCCAAGACGGGGACAGTCGCCGCCTCGGAGAACCGCTCGGAGCGAAGCGCCCGGGCAGTCGCGTACGACGCCCCGCCGCCGACGAACGGTGTGAGCACCCACAGCGAAGCGATTTGTTGGTACTTCGGCCACGCGGGGTCGCCGCCCATCGCGAGGCCGACGCCGACCACAGCGCCCGTGACGGTGAATGCGGTCGCAATCGGGTACCCAGCGAAGACGCCGATAGCGACGAGGATTGCCGCCGTGAGAAGCGCGATGACGGCCGCGGTCACGCTGAGCGTGACGCCGCCGACAAGTTCGGTCCCGACCGCGTTCGTGACGTTCGCGCCCTGTAAGATGGCACCGGAGAACCCGAGGAGACCGACGATGAATCCGGCGCGCATGACCGAGATGGCGTTCGCACCGACTGCCGGCGCGAAGGGTGTCGACCCCGACGACCCGGCGCCGATGGCCCACGCCATGAACAGACTGGCGAGTGCAGCGACGGCGAGTGTGAGGAGCGTCCCGACCGCTACCACAGGAACACCACCCGTGTTCCATCCTGAATGGTCGACACCATTCTAGCGGCGTCTTGCGTCGTCGTAACCCTCGCGCAGTCCGAGGAGTGTCCGTCGAACGAGGAGATACGCGAAGAAGACGAAGAGCAACATCACGACGAGCAACCCAGTGAACACTGGGTCACCGGCGAGAAAGTCGACGATGCCGTCTACGACCAGAGGGTCGGTCATGTGCGAGGATTCCGAGGGCACCGGGTATAGCCATTTCGGCGTCGGAACGTCACAGAACATTAACACTCATGCTGAAAAGGTATGAATGGAGAAACAGATGGCCGACCTCATCCCCTCCAACTCCGGAGACTCGACCGACGGCCCAGACGACCGGGACCCCCGCGTCATCGGCCTCGACAGCGACGACGCCGACGACTTACTCGGTGCCATCTCCTCTTCGACTGCCCGGTCCGTGCTCGCGTCGCTCCACGAGTCTCCGGCGACGCCCTCCGACCTCGCGACAGACGTCGACACCTCGTTACAGAACGTCCAGTACCACCTCGGGAACCTCTCCGAGGCGGGACTCATCGAAGTCACGGATACGCGCTACTCCGAGAAAGGCCGCGAGATGAACGTGTACGCGCCCGCCGACCGTGCACTCGTCGTCGTCGCCGGACGCGAAGACGACACGAGCGGTCTCAAGAGCGCGCTCACTCGCCTCATCGGCGGCATCGGCGTCCTCGGTATCGGCGGGGCTGTCCTGAACCGCCTCGCGCGGACGGGGAGTGTCTTCCCGTTCGCGGCGACCGGTGGTGCAGACGGCGGAGAGAGCGGTGGCGGTGCGGAGAGTGCTGACGTTGGGGGCGGCGGTGCCGGCGGGGCGAACGAATCGACGGCCAGCGAACCCGACGTATCCTTCACCGGAGAGAGTGGAGACGTGAACGCGACCGGTGGCGAACAGACCACTGCCGCGGATGCGACGACCACTTCCGACGGTGGCGGCGGGTTCAACATCGCAGAGGCGACGACGACCGAGTCGGCAGACGCGACTCAGACCGCCGCCGAGGAAGCGACCAAGACGGTGACGGAAGCGGCCACCCGAACTGCCGCAGAGACGGCCACCTCGACGCCGCTTCCCACCTCCACGCCGACTGCGACGGCCGAACCGACTGCCGAACCAGCCACGACAGCGGTCCAGCAGGCTACCGACGCGACGATGCAACTCACGAACGGGACGTCGGGGACGGCCGACCTGCTCGGGTCGTTGTCGCCGGGTGCACTGTTCTTCCTCGGCGGCCTAACCGTCCTCGTGGCGTGGGTCGCACTCGGCGTCCTCCGTGACTAAAACACCTGTTTTAGCTTACGGTGCGTATTTGACCTGTCCTCTCATACGAGTGAGTACGAGGCGACGTCGAGCCAGACGACGACGGGTTCCTTGCCCCAACGTGCGCCCCTGCCCCCCGTCGCCCCCGCTTCGACGTGGCCTCGGAACGCCCAGAACAGGCCCTCCACCTGTTCCCGCTGATTCTCCCGGCCCTCCACCGGAACACCCCGTGTTCAGTGCCCGCCGGGCACCACACGGAACGTCTGAAACACGTCGCCATCAACCGTGACGAGTCGCCCGCGGAGACCACCGTCCGGAAGTTCCTCGAACTCGGCGTGCGCCTGCCGGTTCCCCCGCGGTTGGGCGTGACTCCCCGGGTTGACGAGCGGAATCTCACCCGTTCCGTCGAACGTTGGCCGGTGGCTATGGCCGAAGATGACGGCGTCAGCACCGCGTTCACGACCGAACAGCGAGAGGGCAGTCCCGCCGCCGCGACGCGTGTGCGTCACCGCGAACTCCACGCCGCCGTACGTGAAGTTCCGGGCTTCGGGAATTCGGGCGCGAATCTCCGGGCCGTCGTTGTTGCCGTAGACGGCGAGGAACTCCTCGGACTCGTCGATGAAGGCGTCGAGCACGGACTCGCGCATGAAGTCACCCGCGTGGACGACGAGGTCGGCGTCGCGGACCGCGTCGAGTGTACGATTCGTGAGGCGGTGGCCGTCTGTACTGTGGGTGTCGGAGACGACGACGAGCATACCCGGCCTACGTGTCGAAGAGATTGAAACCTACCGACTGCGACCGGGAGACAGCGCGTGTGACTGGGGGTGGAACGCGACATGTGAGCGTGGCGGAACATCTATCCGCCCGGGGGGAGTGGCCCACGACATGGCAGGCAGTACGTCGGTCGTCGTCGCGGCCCTCTTCGCCAACGGGGCCATCGCCATTCTCAAATTCC is drawn from Haloferax litoreum and contains these coding sequences:
- a CDS encoding inorganic phosphate transporter is translated as MVAVGTLLTLAVAALASLFMAWAIGAGSSGSTPFAPAVGANAISVMRAGFIVGLLGFSGAILQGANVTNAVGTELVGGVTLSVTAAVIALLTAAILVAIGVFAGYPIATAFTVTGAVVGVGLAMGGDPAWPKYQQIASLWVLTPFVGGGASYATARALRSERFSEAATVPVLAGIVGLLVANMEFAGLGADGSSASIARASAVDLAGVGFGESVWFVASMLFVGVVAGAVVTRWMRTDPVRGQRWFLLVLGGLVAFSAGGSQVGLAIGPLVPLLDAVAVPLPALLVGGGIGLLAGSWTGAPRMIKALAQDYSSLGPRRSIAAMIPSFAIAQTAVALGVPVSFNEIIVSAIIGSGFAAGGAGVSKRKMLYTVLAWIGSLVLAFGLGYGVFTLVSSVFPV
- a CDS encoding DUF7571 family protein; the encoded protein is MKPCHSCQSVIDEYILDKQLENLRDLTVDDFNVCADCATIVDDACVECGGAVYVPRGESITPDYCPACRSDLIERTGHDPGWTCDTIST
- a CDS encoding spermidine synthase, whose amino-acid sequence is MASTPSLSPLRMTRPELAVFVSGVTSMGLEILAGRMIAPEFGSSIYTWGSIIGVFLAALSLGYHRGGKQAKQASNDRLVRVFIATAAYIAGVILLGDLFLQSMAGLPLPSRFASLPAITLLFGPPTYLLGYISPYAAELSGRSEVGAASGHVYAVGTIGSIVGAFATTFVLIPSLSVPQIGLVLGVISVVTAVHIARPNVSRHEVYWSVGVSLLLVAATMSGGLGLDSAGTTVYHTQTAYQELRVVDAGDTRTLYLDGQPHSAMDLDDPTRHVFDYTSYFHVPFLLSDDIDRVLFVGGGGFTGPRVFNEMYPDVTVDVVEIDPEVVSVSKQYFGVEESDRLNIYTMDGRQYLRETNQTYDLIVLDAYRKDKVPFELTTVEFMRLTSERLDEDGILFANVISAPSGPASQFYRAEYKTMNRVYPQVYSFPTAGSVVVQNIEVVATKDATLVTRDELQARNQQRDVGIDLAAELSSYRNDEPTDDVPLLRDDRAPIDSLLDPMVGQRYVIQQTNESETNATAQRAVAA
- a CDS encoding ArsR/SmtB family transcription factor, which translates into the protein MADLIPSNSGDSTDGPDDRDPRVIGLDSDDADDLLGAISSSTARSVLASLHESPATPSDLATDVDTSLQNVQYHLGNLSEAGLIEVTDTRYSEKGREMNVYAPADRALVVVAGREDDTSGLKSALTRLIGGIGVLGIGGAVLNRLARTGSVFPFAATGGADGGESGGGAESADVGGGGAGGANESTASEPDVSFTGESGDVNATGGEQTTAADATTTSDGGGGFNIAEATTTESADATQTAAEEATKTVTEAATRTAAETATSTPLPTSTPTATAEPTAEPATTAVQQATDATMQLTNGTSGTADLLGSLSPGALFFLGGLTVLVAWVALGVLRD
- a CDS encoding DUF7859 family protein, coding for MTDPLVVDGIVDFLAGDPVFTGLLVVMLLFVFFAYLLVRRTLLGLREGYDDARRR
- a CDS encoding L-threonylcarbamoyladenylate synthase, which codes for MSDDDVAAAAAAIRRGEAVVYPTETVYGMGADATDPAAVERVFDIKGRARSKPLSAGFPDVDAALEHVVADEREEAFMRRFLPGPVTVVVERRDTLPDVLVAGRDRVGVRVPDHGLARRLFRAAETPVTATSANRSGTGSITHPEQLSDEIRDAVAVVVDGGTTPGTESTVVDPGQGVIHRRGAMADDIEAWLEANE
- a CDS encoding inorganic phosphate transporter, translating into MVDVLSLALVAVASAVSLFMAWIIGAGSAGATPFAPAVGANAISIMRAGLVVGVIAFLGAVVQGGSVSAAIGTGLIDGVSLSPIAAVVVLLLAGGLMAIGIVTGIPIATAFTVTGAVIGIGIALGGAPAWAKYQEIASVWVLTPFVGGGLAYGLARVLSREWAPESICIPALAASVSAVVANIEFAVLGGPDGGQSLASVVGASLDSMTARGPLVVTLLFAVGIAALVRFDIHRDEHRAMNRFLLALGSLVAFSAGGSQVGLAVGPLLPLFDTMSIPLTAVLVGGGFGILVGAWMGAPRMIKSLSQDYSSLGPRRAISALIPSFLIAQVAVFLGVPVSFNEIVVSAIIGSGAAISGGSGISRGKVFKTLGAWAGSFALSFVAGYVIFTGISML
- a CDS encoding DUF7861 family protein; amino-acid sequence: MAHDRIHAREPTHDVDRWTEGTVEAVEERDGHWVVHARSDDGESVELVVTLAIRDLFVSRLDVAAGQSPVGERFCYRKKGG
- a CDS encoding hemolysin family protein, giving the protein MGLPPLLSLPATFLAPLQASNVPLDDTTITVLGGAAILVLIALSAFFSSSEIAMFSLAKHRVDSLVEEGVPGAERVKALKEDPHRLLVTILVGNNIVNIAMSALATGLLAVLDFGPGESVLISTFGITTLVLLFGESAPKSYAVENTESWSLRIARPLKYAELVLLPLVVIFDYLTRFINRITGGQTAIEATYITRDEIQNLIETGEREGVIEEEEREMLDRIFRFNSTIAKEVMTPRLDMTAVPKDATIDEAIETCVQADHERVPVYDGNLDNIIGIVNIRNLVREQYYGERGVSLADIVSPTLHVPESKNVDELMAEMQDTRMQMVIVIDEFGTTEGLITLEDMVEEIVGDILEGDEEEPFEEVDQDTFLVRGEVNIDEVNEMLDIELPEGEEFETLAGFIFNRAGRLVEEGEEISYGNIVIRIEQVDNTRIMKARIRTNVGVEDDASDDDDEEAEVETDV
- a CDS encoding glutaredoxin family protein, which produces MSDDQPAITLYRLQACPYCERVVRVLDEQGLDYHSRFVEPMHSDRNVVKRVSGKRTVPAIVDDNTGVTMSESANIVDYLESTYGNGEVA
- a CDS encoding CRISPR-associated protein Cas4, which encodes MSSRIAVSDLAHAAYCPRQLYYARRDSDREPPPTVGDVRALAFEYTSLVDASDDELTAKPLATTPTTYRRNLRRLRERDEWESLTNPTGKDVVLTGKDCRGVAHKLVGDPPVPSFVSPGTPPERGVWEPQRVRAVALAKALSWERKSAVERAFVEYPAVGVVRPVRLTTQNKAAYRRALRIARGLDFVPPRLRNSAKCEGCAYREQCGVKTRSLRSLVGF
- a CDS encoding redoxin domain-containing protein, with product MVDFDVVELPPHDAPGVGDTAPDFTRPLVGDEFWEDTSLSDLTDEGPVLLVFHTMDGAFPSTYVWNNLRDRGVPEEVQAVGVSISSPYEHKTFVAERDVDARFFSDPAADVAADYGIENDLDDMTGITEHRPAVFLLDETREIQYAWVADEWPDFPDYDEIVAAVDER